Below is a genomic region from Halobacterium sp. CBA1132.
CCCGACAGCCGGCTGCTCGTGGACTGCGGGAGCGGCGTGCTGCACACGCTCGCGCGGACTGACGTGGGCTACGAAGGCGTGGACACGGTGTTGCTCACTCACCACCACCTCGACCACGTCAGCGACCTCCTGCCGCTGCTGAAGGCGCGCTGGCTCGCGGGAGAGGAACACCTCACCGTCGTCGGGCCGACGGGAACGGAGGAGTTGGTGACGGACCTGCTGGACGTTCACGAATACCTGCAGGACCGCGTGGACCTCACGCTCCGGGACGTCGACGTGGGGGGCTTCGAGGTGGCGGGCTTCGACGTCGAGGCCATCGAGACGCGGCACTCGATGCCGGGGCTGGCGTACAACTTCGACGGCGAACTCGCGTTCAGCGCGGACACCGAAGCGTTCGCCGGGATGGCTGCGTTCGCGGACGGCTGCGACGTGCTCGTCCACGACTGCTCGTTCCCCGACGAGGTGGACGTCTCGAACCACCCGACGCCGACCCAACTGGGGGAGTCGCTCGCTGGCGCGGACGTCGACGAACTGTACTTGACGCACCTCTACCCGCACACGGACGGGAAGCACCGCGAGATGCAGGAGAGCATCGAGGAACACTTCGACGGCCACGTCGCGTTCGCGCGGGACGGCCTCGTCGTCGAAACCCAGTAGTTCAGGCGTCGCTGTCCTTGTTGACGGTGGCCTCTAGGTCTCGCTGTTCGGCTCGCGTGCCCAGTGTCACGAGCACGTCACCGGACTCGATGACTTCCTCGTCGCCGGGGTTCGCGATGGTGTCGCTGCCGCGCTGGATGGCAAGCAGCGTCGCGCCGGATTCTCCAATCGTCGAGGCACCCACGGAGTTCCCGGCCAGCGGCGAGTCGTCGGTGACATCGAACCACTCGATGCGGGCGTCGCCGACGGGCACGTCAGCGGTCTCGGATTCGGCGGGCTGGAAGTACGCACCGCCGAGGACGGCGCCGAACTGGCGGGCCTCCTCGCCCGTGAGCTCCGCGACGCGTTCGGCGTCACCGTCGCCGGCGGGCTGGCGGTACAGCGTCCGCGTGCCGTCGTGATCGATGACGACCGACAGCCGGCCGCCGGCGGCGAGGTCGAGTTCGTACTTTCGGCCGACGTTCGGGAGGTCGGTCTCGCGGACAGTCATCACGCCGAGGTTCGACGGGCGCCCGCAAAAGCCCACCGCCGCTCACTGCGCGTCGGCCCACGGGAGGACCGCCCACAACTGGTCGCTGTACCGCATCGCGAGCGTGCCGAGGATGCTCGTCGCGAGCACGTAGCCGACGGTGAACGCGGGCACGCGTTCGGTGAGCACGGGCGTGGTGCCGACGCTGGCGGCGAGCGCGGCGATGACGAGCGCGAACTCGCCGCGGGGTGCGAGCGCGGACCCGACGCGGAACGCGCGCCGCGGTTCGAGGTCGAACTGGCGGCCCGCGTAG
It encodes:
- a CDS encoding cation:proton antiporter regulatory subunit produces the protein MTVRETDLPNVGRKYELDLAAGGRLSVVIDHDGTRTLYRQPAGDGDAERVAELTGEEARQFGAVLGGAYFQPAESETADVPVGDARIEWFDVTDDSPLAGNSVGASTIGESGATLLAIQRGSDTIANPGDEEVIESGDVLVTLGTRAEQRDLEATVNKDSDA
- a CDS encoding MBL fold metallo-hydrolase yields the protein MQLTFLGTGSAMPTGDRMQTGLLLERAAGTAANGASGQDAREQPDSRLLVDCGSGVLHTLARTDVGYEGVDTVLLTHHHLDHVSDLLPLLKARWLAGEEHLTVVGPTGTEELVTDLLDVHEYLQDRVDLTLRDVDVGGFEVAGFDVEAIETRHSMPGLAYNFDGELAFSADTEAFAGMAAFADGCDVLVHDCSFPDEVDVSNHPTPTQLGESLAGADVDELYLTHLYPHTDGKHREMQESIEEHFDGHVAFARDGLVVETQ